aaaccataaattataattcttataaaagttatataaatgcAGACTGGTCATCTTTAAACTCtcaaaaagccaaataaaaataaagcacagaaaatTGAATTGAGAAAGTTCTGACACAATTTTTCCACATGTTACGTATCATCAGGAAGAATCACTGCAATAGTTGCCCAAAGTAGTATTAAAGGTAACAAAAGAGAGGTTTGGTCTTAAACATAAATTCAAATGTATAGTATATCTACAATAACAGGTCAAAGAGGAAGTATATCTGCAATGTCTAACGGTAATAAACAGTTAGTTTGCAAATACTGTATTCTTGAGTGAAATAAGAAAGCAGATCAGGGTTAAAATGTTGGACAGTCTTAACAACCAGGCCACCTGGCAGGACCATTTCTCACGGTACATAGTGCTCTACCTGTAACTAAACCGTGTGTTATTATTCTAGAACCAGTACTTTATTTGCAGAGTCCGCATATCAATAGGTAACAAATGATTAGACATCAGGATTGGTAGGGATACCAAGTATTACTTCACAACTGCCACTATGTGTTTCTTCTTCTCTGGGACAATCGACACAGATCCAGGCTTGCTGTGTTTGAGACGATTCACCTCCTTTCGTCGGGAAGCTTCCTTCAGGATGCGCTGTTCCTGGATCTGGCTGTAGATGGATTTTGGTAGGTGCCGGTGACGAGCAATGCGTTTTATGTGAGGATGATGCTGAAATCTCTCCTTCAACTTCTGGTTATAATCTTTGGCTGCTTTTTCTGGTGATGTAAGCACACCCAATTTTTCAGAAGCATTAGCTTTCCAAGGACGAATGTTCATTTCATCAGATCCACACATAATATATTTGCTGTCAGAAGTCCATTTCACACAGATAACATGTTGCATTCTCTTTGTGTGATAGACCTCCCTGCTTCTACTTTTGTCCACAGGAAAGATACGAATAGATTTATCAAAACTAGCTGACACAAACTCTTTCCCAGTGGGAGAATAATCCACATCAAGCACCGCAGATACATGATCCATATGTACCATTACGGGAGTGTCCGGTGCACGCATATCAAAAGCATATAAGTTGTGATCTTCATTTGCTGCAGTAAAAATGAAAGCTTCCATAGGGTTCCAACATATTGTATTTGTTCTCATATCTAAGATGACCTTTTTCAGGGGAGTAGCTTGCCTCATATCATATAGTACTATATTTCTGTCAGAAGCACAACTTCCCAAGAGAAATGTCTCAATTGGATTAAATTTAACACTACTTATACTGTCGAATCCCCAGCTCATTGAACATATAGGACTTGTTCTTTGCTCATCCCAAATGTCTACTTGCTGTCCACATGTGGCAAAAACAGCTTCTTTCCAGTGATGATCAATTCCTGTATACACTGTCTTTCCTAGTCTTGTATGCAATGGTTCCTCCTCTTCTCCATAGCCTGGTCCATCCATTTTCCACTGCTTCACAGTTTTGTCATCACCAACAGTAAAAAAAGAAGTCCCACAAAATCGAGTACATATTCCTCGTGCAAAACCTTCATGTGCTTGTATTGTGCGGATACATTTTCATTTAGTCAAATTCCAAATTCTAACCTCTCCATCACATGCCCCAGAAAGGACAGTAGCCAGGCTCTTTGGATGCTTTGCCAAGCAATTGACTCCATCTCGGTGACCATCCAGGGAAGCAAGAAATGGTTTTGCAAATACCCGTTCCAGTTTGGTAGCATTTAAAGCTCTTACGTACTCTCGTGGGACCTCAAAAGGATGTAAGGTTTCATAGTTTCTTGGAACTCATTGTAAGTCCAGCTTGGTTTCGTGGACATAGTTGTCCGGGTTCCGGCTCAGCATCCTCACCTTCATTTTGGCTGCTGGGCGTCCccacaagttatttttttaaacaagtttaaTAATAAATAGTTAAGCTTCTTACtttaaacaacttttttaaaaaatccttttttatagAGTGGCTCTCGGTGTATAAAAAAGTCTCATAAACATTGATGCTGAGAGAAAGTAGGTCACAAAGTCATAGAGAACATCTAATAACTAAGACTAAGCCTAGGGCTCCTAATTGTAAAAATCAATGTTCTTTACATGTTACCAATGGCCTCTCAAGCAT
This portion of the Vulpes lagopus strain Blue_001 chromosome 2, ASM1834538v1, whole genome shotgun sequence genome encodes:
- the LOC121480700 gene encoding LOW QUALITY PROTEIN: DDB1- and CUL4-associated factor 13-like (The sequence of the model RefSeq protein was modified relative to this genomic sequence to represent the inferred CDS: substituted 2 bases at 2 genomic stop codons), whose product is MKVRMLSRNPDNYVHETKLDLQXVPRNYETLHPFEVPREYVRALNATKLERVFAKPFLASLDGHRDGVNCLAKHPKSLATVLSGACDGEVRIWNLTKXKCIRTIQAHEGFARGICTRFCGTSFFTVGDDKTVKQWKMDGPGYGEEEEPLHTRLGKTVYTGIDHHWKEAVFATCGQQVDIWDEQRTSPICSMSWGFDSISSVKFNPIETFLLGSCASDRNIVLYDMRQATPLKKVILDMRTNTICWNPMEAFIFTAANEDHNLYAFDMRAPDTPVMVHMDHVSAVLDVDYSPTGKEFVSASFDKSIRIFPVDKSRSREVYHTKRMQHVICVKWTSDSKYIMCGSDEMNIRPWKANASEKLGVLTSPEKAAKDYNQKLKERFQHHPHIKRIARHRHLPKSIYSQIQEQRILKEASRRKEVNRLKHSKPGSVSIVPEKKKHIVAVVK